A stretch of DNA from Lotus japonicus ecotype B-129 chromosome 4, LjGifu_v1.2:
GAAGCTATCACACGACTGAATTCATCACTGATATCAAGCTTGTGCGGATCAAAGAAAAGGAGTATCAAATCACACTTAGCAGCAAACCAAGATATTACACCCGTAAAATCATATGCTCTCTGTGTCCGTTGCTTTTCTCCAGAAAGAACTCCAGGACTGTCCAAAAATGTAATGTGCTCCAATAGCTTTGGAGAATTGAAATATAGTCAAGTCCAAATGCTACAAAAGGAAAATCTTGTAAACATTTTCAATGGCTCTAGAGCAACTTACAGGATGAGGCATTTGTGAACACTCAAACTTAGACAAAAAAGCTGAGCCAAAAGTTGTAAGACCACTAAATGGCATGTCTTCTTGGACAGCAACAGTATTTCCAGGAATACTTCTCTCATCAGGTCCAGACTGTACAGTGGTACCATTTGCTAGTTAAAGCTAGTGCAATAGCTCATTTCCAAGATTATGACAAGATTAGATTGATAGGTGTATTAAAAAgactttaataatttaaattgccAAAACTTGACACTAATGATACGGGAGTGCATGGAAATTTTTTAGAAATTCCATGAAGATGTTGAATCTTGCCAGGAATTTGAAGTAATCGATTTCTAAATTTAAAACTGAGGAATTATTGAAGGTATTGAAGAGTCATTAGCGATGAAATGGTTTGGCTGACACGCACCATGACAACAACAAACCTATCAGTTGTAGGCTCGGGTCCAATATGTGCTCCTATTGATAGTTATggtaaaaaataagaaaactaaCATCAGTAACAAATTTTAATAATACACATATGAGCAGTGCCACACATGCACACACATGGATATAGAGCAAGGGTAGTTACTTGCCTGGATAACTACTTTTAAGCAGATGCTTGATGAATGTTGTTTTACCAGTTGAGTACTGACCCAAAAGCATAACCATTGGTTTGGCATCAAAATCGCTATCAGTCTACAATATGTAAAGAGTTGCAATAAAAAATTTACCCCAATTGTGTATCCTTTCCCTTATTTAAAAACTAGCAACAACATGActtaagaaagaaagaatacGATATCTAGAGTAGCCAGTTATATCTGAACAGATTCATTTACTGACCAGTAATGGAGATACAAAATCATTAAAATGGTAAGTAACTTCCAACGGCCTCAACTTCTGAATGTAGAGTTTCTTTAAGCCATCAATTATTGATGTCACAGAGGAAAGGGGCACCTATGGAAATATGCACAAAAACTCAAGTGAAAAACCTACAAGAACATACTGGACAATTTTTAAGAACAGGAAATTGCAAAGAAGTAGTAACACACAGACACATAAGGGTCCTGCCAACTTGATTTATGTAATATCAAAGAATAAATTAGATAGATACAAGACAAAATGCATATTTTGTTAGTATAAAAATGAAGCTCGAAATAATTCAAAACTAACAAATGAAAAATGCTAGCAACACTCTCTTTTCAACACTCTCCCTGACAAATTCATATTCACTTGTGGAATATCTGGCACATTATTAGCATTGGCCTACTTCAATTAGACACTTACATACAAGTCAAATGATAATGTTGGGTTCGAGCCCCAAATAACTGCCTAAACATACACTTATCACCGTCTATTCGTCTTATAAGAGAAGAAACAGAGTAACTAAACCAAAGATCCCAGGGATACACTTCAAGACCATGATGACACCAAATGAAACCAGTAAAAATGTAAATCAAGCATGTCATGAGTTGAAAATAAGGATAATTCATATGTCCTCTAGCAGAAGATAAGGATAATGCACTGAAATATCAAAGGAGAAGTAAAAGAACACTTACCCTTTTGGTTAACTTCCTAGAAAACCAATCTTTTTGCTTATGCTTTTTCTCCTGGATAAACAAAGCCAAGAAATAAGAATTTTCATTACATGAAATGTTAACACTGTAAATAAATAAACCTTAAATGAAATACTTACAATTAGTAATGCATCCAAACCCCCCATTGTGGGTGGTTTCAGGTTTTTCAAATCCACTGAAATAAAAATTAAGCTTTCAATAGGTAAATCTAGACAATAGAACTTCACAAGAATGTGCATCATAAAATATTTGATCAATCCAATTATAGAAGCTTATTTGACAAACCATTAGAAGACAAACTTAAATATTCATAACTTACCATCACTAGTCAGCAGATCATGTGTTACTGGGTGCCCAGATTGTGCCAAAGAAACTAGCTACATTTCAAATGCGTAAGACTCTAGAGATTCATCAGCATTAAACTTCAATAGAGCCTAATACATTTGTACCTGCATAGCAATGATAAACTCTTGGAAACCAAGGTATCCTTGTCGCTTTGAATCTGCAATAGCCCACACCTTATTTTGGTAACAGAAGCAAACATAGAAACAATTTAGTTAACAAGGAAGGAAGAACTAAGTCAAAGGAGATAAGCACAACTTATATCAACAACTCAATCATCAAACACCCAACCCAAACCATTCCAATTGATGGagacaaaacaaaatcaaagccaACTTCAACATGAACCAAAAGTGTAAATGTTCAAATTTAATCCACTACCAGCCTAAGATCAAACATTACCACAGAAGTTAAAATATTTCACTTGCTGTAACGCTTTTGttacaaatataatataaaatcattcatgtgaccCTTAACTGACGGCTTAAGTTTTTGAAAGTCATTTTAAATAGTTAGCAGTATGGCTCACCTGCTTAAGATCTTGGCGAGACAAAATGGACATGGCTAAAAACATGGTGGCATCACTCGCGGTGATGCGGCCATCGCTATCTGAAAAGCAAAGCATGCACCGTGAGTGACTCTGTCGTTCCCAGAAATGAAACTGAATTGGATTGAGCAAAGGCAAGTTACCTGAATCAGCATAATTGAACCACTCCTGATAGATTGCATGGTGCTCTTTGGAGCACCAACCAAATAGGACCGGCTTGAACTCCATTGATTGAGAACAAAGCGAGAGCGTTGGTCTTCCACTAGCACTAGCAATGTCGTATTTTTGGTGTAAAATTGCTGCTTTAACGAACAaccttttctcttttatttttctttttatttcttttttgagTGAGTCAAGAGTATCCACCGCCGACAGTAATAACTAATCTCTTCGTTGCAATGCTTAGTTAAACCATAAACTGGCCACAATATGCACTTCATCCTATAAGTGAGAATCGAAGTCCAGACTTTATAGTTAAAGGATGAAGTGAGTTAATCATTACGCCACACcttatagttttttttctttctattccTCTCACCATATTTTTTATCGTATCACATATTATATCACTCACTTATCTCAtctcttttcttcatattttatcTATGTGTAAGTGTAATTGATATGTGGAGATAACTTTTTTCAGCTAAGATAAGATTTTAGGACTTGTTGCAGTTTGCAAACCCACACATTAGCTTGGTGAGTATAAAATTACAGTATTTACAATCACCATACAACCACTACTTTTAGAAGGGGCCAATTAGAGGTAGCCTAGTATTTAGGGTCACAAATTCAGACTTAGTGTTAGTTTCATTCTAATCCATCAGAAAAGTTATATTCATTATCATCAATGTTATATGTTAGGAAGAAAAACTGCAAGAAATGTTAATGTGACAAAGCTAATTGTGTTCTTTGACTTCATGTAAATATCAAGTACTTAACTCATGTATAAGTGGGGCTGACTTAAAATTCTGCAATTTTTATAGCATGACATTAAGGTCAGTCTTTTTAAGCATTTAAAGTTAGTAATGTTATTCTTACCCAACAGGAAGTATGGAGCTCCTATTTCTACTGCATTTAATTGTAGTGCTGTAGCACTTTGCACTCATGTTGTTTGATGTATGCTGTGGCTGGATTTGGTTACATCCATGACATGCCTATATAATAAATACATAACTGTACACGTGACCTTTTCTGAGTTTTAAGTAATTCCACTGTATAATTCTGTTGGTGAATTTGGTGACATCCACGACATACCATATAAGAAGTTGAGGTTTTCTTTTTGTGAAGTACAATTAGATAATACAGTTGAAAGAACGTGAAGCAGCATCATGTGTAAATTCATTGGATGAATTCAAGCATATACAGGTATGGAGGAGGAGTTCATTGAGAAGCAGCTTTTTATGCATTCAATAATGGCGTTTCCGCTGACTGCTAGGCTTGAATGGTGAGTGAGAGGAAGACCTTCCTTGACACACTCATCGTACTTCTCGAGAGTACACACAATGTCACTGAAATCTGGTCGCTTCGAAGGGTTTGCTGACCAACAACGCTTTATCAGATGAGCAAGTGCAGGTTGACAACTTGCAGGCAGTGGAGGTCTTTCATTCTGCTCATCAACAAATCAAAGTAATTCATTCAGCCAATGCTTTCTTAAAATAGTCATTTTTACTGTAATCAATTCtgacaaaatcaattttgacaaCGATGATCCAAACACGCACTTAAACTGAGTTCTAAgtgaagtgatttatgtttggatacatttataGGAAAACTGGTTTCTATAGGGTAATGATAGTGAAATCCAATTACGAAATCTAACAATTGGTTATGTTTATTGCAGAAGATACTCTCTCGATCATCTCCGCAGAATTGATTAGGCATATATTCTATGGTCAACCTGATCAAAATTATGGCCTCAATTGAACTTGCATAAAGAATATTTGGTTTATCATTAGGCATGATGTCTTAAAGATTACTAATCCAGTCCAGATTAAGGAAACTCAACAAGGGACAAAAGGCTCTAAAACTAACACATAAAAAATACTAAGTACGCATTTGGTTTCACAATTTGCACACAATACTAGCCACATTTGCTCGGAAGACAAGATTTGTAGCTTCTAACCAGAAGTGGTTCTACTGCATTTTACTCTGGaaccaaacatgttataagCATAGAAGAGAAGGGTGATGCAGTATTCAATCTGAAAGCATTCATGCTAATAACAATAACATTTCTTAAATTTAGATATAGGCTCTGACCTTCTCAGAAACAGCAAAAGCAGCTTGCACTGGGGTCATTCCTTGGAAGGGAAGTAATGCAGTTGTGAGTTCCCAAAGCACAATTCCAAAGCTATAGACATCAACTTTCCGAGTGTAAGGCTTTTCCTTAATCATCTCTGGTGCCATCCAACGATATGTTCCCATGTTTCCTTTGGTCTCCCGGCACCGCGTTTCGAGACAGGATGTTCCAAAATCTGCCACCTTAACTCTCATCTCATCGTTGAGAAGCAAGTTATTTGACTTGAGGTCCCTGTGAATCACACCTTGCGAGTGAAGATACTCCATGCCCCTAGATATGTCAAGAGCTAACCTTAGTATAGTTTCTGTTGATAGAGAGTATGGCTCTTTCTTGTTCAAATACATCCTCAGAGTTCCTTGTGACATGTATTCTGTAATGATACAATATACTGGAGGTTTTTTACAGGCTGCAATGAACTGTAAATTAAGAGTCATTTAAAGATCAGACCTCAGCCACCAATTCAAATCTAAGGAATTATACACACCCCTGCATATAGATGTTAGTTGGTAATGTATTCACTGAAGTAGTAAGTGGCAGTGGATTTATATATCCAAAACCAAACTGTAGGAAACAACTAGGATTCATAAACTGCGTTGAAGCTTTGCTTCATAAACAAAAGCTTATAAAGCTAAGTGGGTGTTGTGTTTCACGATTCACACAAAATCATAGGCATGTTTACATAGAAGATAAGACTTGGTGCATGTTTGGTTTAGTGCTGGCAGAAGTCATTTTggatagaattgattttgacaaaATTGATTGTGGTAAAAGCAAATTGAAAGTGATGTGATTTATGCTTGCATATGTTTACGATAAAGGTGATTTCATAGGAAAATAATAGAAATGTCTTGTGAGAAGAGCTAGAAGCACTTCCATGCAAACTCAAGTTTTGTCCTTTGGCCTGAACATGATTTTGTGAGCCTGAAGTGCTTCTAAGGCCATGTTTGAATTCACGTTGGATTCAATTGAATGGTAACTGAAGGAAATTGGTGTGTTGACATTTATAACGTGGGAAAGTGGGATCAAAAGTGTTTTCCCACCAATCCAAACGCACTAATAATTTCACTTAAACATGTTCTAATGATGAAAACCCATGGTCGAGAGAAATAGAAGTGCATGTCTGGATGAGCAACTTCAAACCAAACATTAAACATATACTTATAGCTTCTAACCATAAGTGATTCTAAAGCCTATTAATGTGGAATCAAACACGTAATACATGCATGTTTGATTTAACAATTTGCACAAAATTCAATGCATTATCACTTAGAAGCTAAGACTTATATGGACTGATAATTTTGTTGACTTGAGTGCAGTGCAGTGTAGTTACCTGGACTATGTTAGGATGAAAGAGACGTGAAAGCAAAGCCACTTCAGATTTGAATTGGCTTTCAAGCAAGCCTCTTCTCTCCTCATTCTGGTTTGGAATCCTCACCATTTTCACCGCAACAGCTCGCTGCTTGTAAATTCCACGGTAAATCCGACTGTGAGCCCCGGATGCAAACTTGTTACCAATGAAAAGCTGTGAAAGATCAGCTGTCCATTCCTCCTGATCCTCATTTGATGCTTCCCATGTCTCCACATTCTCAGAGTCCAATATCATGGACCATGATTCCAAGCTGTCAAATCTCTTCCTCTCCATGTTCTCTGCATCAGAATTCCACCGGGCCTtggatgaagaaggagaagaagaaggaaaaggcTTGCTCTTCGTTCTTCGTAAGCGAAGTGCATGGAAACATGAACCCGCCATTGAAGAAGGAAACTCTCTGTTTAGAATCTCTCTGTTTTTTACTCTGTTTTCTCTCTGTTTTCACTCTGCACCAGTGATGCTTATCTGAACAGAATATCAGAAGGAGTTTTTCTTCTGAACGTGTGAATGGATTTCAGGAAACGAATGAACGGATTCCTAAACATGGGCTCCGAATGAAAATTGAAGAACATGTATCAAAGTGATTCATATATGAATTCAAAGAAGACCCTCTTTTTTGGTTTATAAGAAAGGTAACCAGAATTGGAACCAAAATGCAGGAAGTTTCATTCTGcagaaagaaaggaagaagaagatgttgtTTTCACGGTTTCTCTCCTAATAGGATGGATCAGGAGGAGGATTAGGTCGTTTGGCAGCCTAAAGTTTATGAATTCAAAGGCAAAAGTGTTTCAAGGGTCTCTCGTGACTACTTGGTTCAAAAGTAGAGAGAGCAAGAGAGAGAGGGTCTTTTTGCTTGATTTGATTGAGCTACCTTGCTTGGTTCTGTTTAGGTTTCTTTTCTTGCATTGCATTgcatgcatcatcatcatcatcaatgtTAAGTGGCCACAGTTCAACTTCAAAGGTTGGTAGATTTGAGCTTTGAGTTTCGTTAATCCAACAATTTGCACTTTGCAGTAGTACTTTCCTTTGGTATATGTCCCATCTTTTAACTGTAGCACCACATTGATGGGAACAAAAAAAGTCCCATAATACATGTGGTACTACGTAACGCGGCTAAAAGATAAAGAGAGAGCAGACAAGTGCCATGTCAACTTCAAGGACCGTTTGATCCAAGTAATTGCTTGTCTTTCTTTATCCTCAGAAAATGAACTTGTCTTTGCTGAGGTACTTGTATTTGGATACAACATACATGTTGGTGACAGTGCTAACCGGCATCAGTACCCATTGAAGCaaaaagtgaatgaaactcTTTAATACAATGAGATAAATGTGTTTTTATATTAACTTTATCCAAACACACATTAAAGCCCTTTTTGACAGTGGATGAACTATAAATATTGTACATACTAGCTGACATCTTTTGTGAAGCTTCTTTATTTGATATACCAATGGTGAATGGTTATATTTTTACATTTTGTTCGGCAAGGGTGGGGTGGGACACACTTTTAAATTACTATCTCCTATATCATATGAGaatagtaatatatatataaatatattatatatatatagagagtgTTTATGTAAAtggcttaattaagcgcttgtGCCAATAAATGATTATGGAACAAGCACTTATTCATAAACGAAATTGAGAAACTTGTTGAAATATTATGAAAATAGGTTATGCATGCTAAACGCTTATTCATAAACATAAACATTTATTCATAAGCTGATCtgaacaacttatgaaaataaactcaaaacagcttatatgTAGACCATAAGCTATTTGCATAAGTCTTTCCAATCACTTACATAAGCAATTGTGCCAAAAAGATAAACTTAAATAAACTCTTTCAAACAGGGCCCTAAAATAGTTTCTTTTACTATTGGTTTTACTTTTAGATGCAcagtaaaaagaaaataagagtCCTTTCTACCAAAAAATGGGAAGTGTAGGGAGAAGTATAAAAATTCAAGAGAAGTGAAATGGTTATTTTCCATAATAAACACGAAGTAAGAGATAACAATTTGTTCCAGGAAATATCTATGTAAGCATTTCAGTTGGGAATCACCAAGCTTGTACTCCAAGccaaaaattgattcaaaatttGCAAAGCAGATATTCCAAACGTGGAATCAGGCACctgtaaaaatataataaaaggtGTGGAATCTGATAAAAAGCAATGTTTTGAGAAATGTGGGAAACTAAACGTACAAAGATGAAAGATTAAGGGAACATGATACCCTTATCAAACCCTCTCTAAGTTATAGGTGTGATCTAAACCAAAAATTCGTGTAGCAGAACTTGTCTTAACAGGTTGCCAATGGATCTGTTATTCTTGTCAATGAACTTCTCTTCGCTTCGTCTGTGCTTGGAAAGACTATCACAACATCCAAATGGCTGAAACCGATGGACAAGTCCTAGACTACAGAATCAAATTTTCCCCCTTTCATAGCTTCCACAGAAGgagtttgtgtgtgtgtgtgtgtgtgtgtgtgtgtgtgaatttGCTTACCTTTCATGctatatattttgttttttgagAATGGAGTACATAGTCTCAATAACAAACTTGCATATTTTTCTAGACCATTTGTTATGTAAATTCAATCAAAGTTGAACATTTGATAACTCTTCTACTATGATAACCAATACCTTTCAGATTATAAGGTAACATTTATAAAACCAATATTCAATGTGAATGGTAGCTCAATAATATCTCTACACAGTATCTTAgaataatttgaaaaaaacaGTGTTCTAGGTGTAGAGTTTTCAAAACCAGAGGATCAAATCAGGGATAGTAAGTTTTGGGGTAGACCCTGCAACAAAAGCTTACTAGAAGATAAAAATGGAAGCTACAGCCTGGACGGCATTCCCCCAGAAACTACTAAAGTTTCTCCGGTTATATAAGAAGCGTCTTCAGATGCCAAAAAAGCTGTAGCAGCAGCCATGTCTTCAGTTGTGCCAAGCCTTCCAAGTATTGTCTTCCCTTCAAGTTCCTGTCTCTGAAGTAGTACACAAAGAAATTCCATTCAAAAGACAATTGAAAGAGTCTGCATATTTGGAAAATCTTCTACATGGATTCTAAAAGCATGTTTGGATTCACGTTCAAATCTTCCAGAATCAATTTTGCTCCTAGGAGTAGCTtctcccagaatcaattctcctTCTAATGTGAAAATCCACCATGTAGATTTAAGAACAGTAATGCTTGCTGTTATGAATAAGTGGCATACGAAAGAAAAACTAACAACGTGTCTTTCAATTAACCAGAGTGTTTTCCGTCAAAATAGGAACTTATCATTTTCACAATGTTTTCATTGGTTAAATTTTTTGGTCTTGAATTTCATGCCTGACTGTCTTCGTAAGAAATAGCAGTTCTCATTTCAGAAACTTACATGAGTAGTCTagatttcaaaattgattttgacgaaaaaataagttgatccaaacatgggGCAAGAGAATTGAGTGCACGAAGAAAAACCTATTTGGACCATAAGAGAC
This window harbors:
- the LOC130715250 gene encoding EH domain-containing protein 1-like isoform X1 codes for the protein MEFKPVLFGWCSKEHHAIYQEWFNYADSDSDGRITASDATMFLAMSILSRQDLKQVWAIADSKRQGYLGFQEFIIAMQLVSLAQSGHPVTHDLLTSDVDLKNLKPPTMGGLDALLIEKKHKQKDWFSRKLTKRVPLSSVTSIIDGLKKLYIQKLRPLEVTYHFNDFVSPLLTDSDFDAKPMVMLLGQYSTGKTTFIKHLLKSSYPGAHIGPEPTTDRFVVVMSGPDERSIPGNTVAVQEDMPFSGLTTFGSAFLSKFECSQMPHPLLEHITFLDSPGVLSGEKQRTQRAYDFTGVISWFAAKCDLILLFFDPHKLDISDEFSRVIASLRGHHDKIRVVLNKADQVGTQQLMRVYGALMWSLGKVLNTPEVIRVYVGSFNNKPVNDAISGPIGKEFFEKEQEDLLSDLKDIPRVACDRRINEFVKRARAAKIHAYIISHLKKEMPVMIGKAKAQQRLIDNLSDEFGKVQRVLHLPPGDFPNVEHFREVLRDKNIDKFEKLKPKLIQAVDDMLAFDIPNLLENFRNPYDEGRSQKKWTRRAKL
- the LOC130715250 gene encoding EH domain-containing protein 1-like isoform X2, with product MQLVSLAQSGHPVTHDLLTSDVDLKNLKPPTMGGLDALLIEKKHKQKDWFSRKLTKRVPLSSVTSIIDGLKKLYIQKLRPLEVTYHFNDFVSPLLTDSDFDAKPMVMLLGQYSTGKTTFIKHLLKSSYPGAHIGPEPTTDRFVVVMSGPDERSIPGNTVAVQEDMPFSGLTTFGSAFLSKFECSQMPHPLLEHITFLDSPGVLSGEKQRTQRAYDFTGVISWFAAKCDLILLFFDPHKLDISDEFSRVIASLRGHHDKIRVVLNKADQVGTQQLMRVYGALMWSLGKVLNTPEVIRVYVGSFNNKPVNDAISGPIGKEFFEKEQEDLLSDLKDIPRVACDRRINEFVKRARAAKIHAYIISHLKKEMPVMIGKAKAQQRLIDNLSDEFGKVQRVLHLPPGDFPNVEHFREVLRDKNIDKFEKLKPKLIQAVDDMLAFDIPNLLENFRNPYDEGRSQKKWTRRAKL
- the LOC130711831 gene encoding serine/threonine/tyrosine-protein kinase HT1, whose product is MAGSCFHALRLRRTKSKPFPSSSPSSSKARWNSDAENMERKRFDSLESWSMILDSENVETWEASNEDQEEWTADLSQLFIGNKFASGAHSRIYRGIYKQRAVAVKMVRIPNQNEERRGLLESQFKSEVALLSRLFHPNIVQFIAACKKPPVYCIITEYMSQGTLRMYLNKKEPYSLSTETILRLALDISRGMEYLHSQGVIHRDLKSNNLLLNDEMRVKVADFGTSCLETRCRETKGNMGTYRWMAPEMIKEKPYTRKVDVYSFGIVLWELTTALLPFQGMTPVQAAFAVSEKNERPPLPASCQPALAHLIKRCWSANPSKRPDFSDIVCTLEKYDECVKEGLPLTHHSSLAVSGNAIIECIKSCFSMNSSSIPVYA